Proteins from a single region of Catenulispora acidiphila DSM 44928:
- a CDS encoding alpha-ketoacid dehydrogenase subunit beta → MTATLDGAAQSTEISLAQAVNRALRDAMTADEKVVVFGEDVGVLGGVFRVTDGLTRDFGEQRCFDTPLAEAGIMGTAIGMAMYGFRPVVEMQFDAFSYPAFEQIASHLAKMRNRTRGALPLPVVVRVPYGGGIGGVEHHSDSSEGYFAATPGLHVVTPATVSDAYTLLRAAIESDDPVIFMEPKRLYWSKDQLSTTGPAIGEAAVRRQGADATLIAYGPTVQTALEAAEAGAAEGYDLEVVDLRSIVPFDDATVTASVRKTGRAVVIHEAAGFGGTGAEIAARVSERCFHWLEAPVRRVTGFDIPYPPPKLERHHLPSVDRVLDAVASLQWEDR, encoded by the coding sequence ATGACCGCGACGCTGGACGGTGCGGCTCAGAGCACTGAGATCTCCCTGGCGCAGGCCGTGAACCGGGCGCTGCGCGATGCGATGACGGCCGATGAGAAGGTGGTCGTCTTCGGCGAGGACGTCGGCGTGCTCGGCGGCGTCTTCCGCGTCACCGACGGCCTGACCCGCGACTTCGGCGAGCAGCGCTGCTTCGACACACCGCTGGCCGAGGCGGGCATCATGGGCACCGCGATCGGCATGGCGATGTACGGCTTCCGGCCGGTGGTGGAGATGCAGTTCGACGCGTTCTCCTACCCGGCGTTCGAGCAGATCGCCTCGCACCTGGCCAAGATGCGCAACCGGACGCGCGGCGCCCTGCCGCTGCCGGTGGTCGTGCGCGTGCCCTACGGCGGCGGCATCGGCGGCGTGGAGCACCACTCGGACTCCTCCGAGGGCTACTTCGCCGCCACGCCGGGCCTGCACGTGGTGACCCCGGCGACGGTGTCGGACGCCTACACGCTGCTGCGCGCGGCGATCGAGTCCGACGACCCGGTGATCTTCATGGAGCCCAAGCGGCTCTACTGGTCCAAGGACCAGCTGTCCACCACCGGTCCGGCGATCGGCGAGGCGGCGGTACGGCGTCAGGGTGCTGATGCGACCCTGATCGCCTACGGCCCGACGGTGCAGACCGCCCTGGAGGCGGCCGAGGCCGGCGCCGCCGAGGGATACGACCTGGAGGTCGTGGACCTGCGCTCGATCGTGCCCTTCGACGACGCGACGGTGACCGCCTCGGTCCGCAAGACCGGCCGCGCGGTGGTGATCCACGAGGCCGCCGGCTTCGGCGGCACCGGCGCCGAGATCGCGGCCCGGGTCTCCGAGCGCTGCTTCCACTGGCTGGAGGCGCCGGTCCGCCGCGTGACCGGATTCGACATCCCCTACCCGCCGCCGAAGCTCGAACGGCACCACCTGCCCTCGGTGGACCGCGTCCTGGACGCGGTGGCCTCGCTGCAGTGGGAGGACCGGTGA
- the pdhA gene encoding pyruvate dehydrogenase (acetyl-transferring) E1 component subunit alpha — MTVIAAPDKTGSGFPLGFDTILDPSPLQYLDEHGALSGALRDDVPELDPKELLATWRAMVIGRRFDVQATTMVRQGRLAVYPSSFGQEACEIGAILALRPTDWFFPTYRDCVSMVTRGIDPVQTLTLLRGDWHCGYDSQVWRTAPQCTPLATQAPHAAGLALAAKLAGDDTVALAFCGDGGTSEGDFHEALNFAAVYQAPAIFFVQNNQYAISVPLAKQTHAAALAHKAVGYGMAGVRVDGNDVIAVRRVVAEAAERARRGQGPTLIEAVTYRMQAHTNADDATRYRDESEVEYWKVRDPLARLETYLRAAGLLGEDVVAEANQAAEDLANDMRSRLGEEPEVDHRDLFRHVYAEPTPQLLEQAAALQAELDAEADAESEAAR; from the coding sequence GTGACCGTTATAGCCGCGCCCGACAAGACCGGGTCGGGCTTCCCCCTGGGGTTCGACACGATCTTGGACCCCTCGCCCCTGCAGTACCTCGACGAGCACGGCGCGCTGTCCGGCGCGCTGCGCGACGACGTCCCCGAGCTGGACCCGAAGGAGCTGCTGGCGACCTGGCGCGCCATGGTGATCGGGCGGCGCTTCGACGTGCAGGCCACCACGATGGTCCGGCAGGGCCGGCTCGCGGTCTACCCGTCCTCCTTCGGCCAGGAGGCGTGCGAGATCGGCGCGATCCTGGCGCTGCGCCCCACCGACTGGTTCTTCCCGACCTACCGCGACTGCGTCTCGATGGTCACCCGCGGCATCGACCCGGTGCAGACCCTGACGCTGCTGCGCGGCGACTGGCACTGCGGCTACGACTCGCAGGTGTGGCGCACCGCCCCGCAGTGCACGCCGCTGGCCACCCAGGCGCCGCACGCCGCCGGGCTCGCTCTGGCCGCCAAGCTCGCCGGCGACGACACGGTCGCGCTGGCGTTCTGCGGCGACGGCGGGACCTCCGAGGGCGATTTCCACGAGGCGCTGAACTTCGCCGCGGTCTATCAGGCTCCTGCGATCTTCTTCGTGCAGAACAACCAGTACGCCATCTCCGTGCCGCTGGCCAAGCAGACGCACGCCGCGGCGCTCGCGCACAAGGCGGTCGGGTACGGCATGGCCGGCGTGCGGGTGGACGGCAACGACGTGATCGCGGTGCGCCGCGTGGTCGCCGAGGCCGCCGAGCGGGCCCGGCGCGGCCAGGGCCCGACGCTGATCGAGGCCGTCACCTACCGGATGCAGGCGCACACCAACGCCGACGACGCCACCCGGTACCGGGACGAATCAGAGGTCGAATACTGGAAGGTGCGCGACCCGCTGGCGCGGCTGGAGACCTACCTGAGGGCCGCCGGACTGCTGGGCGAGGACGTCGTCGCCGAGGCGAATCAGGCTGCTGAGGATCTGGCGAACGACATGCGGTCCCGGCTCGGCGAGGAGCCGGAGGTGGACCACCGCGACCTGTTCCGGCATGTCTACGCCGAGCCCACGCCGCAGTTGCTGGAGCAGGCCGCCGCGCTGCAGGCCGAGCTCGACGCCGAGGCCGACGCCGAGAGCGAGGCCGCGCGATGA